From Pedococcus aerophilus, one genomic window encodes:
- a CDS encoding LppX_LprAFG lipoprotein — MRTTRSLAIAGLVTMLALSACSGGSDEAAAELPPAEQLAAARTTLEKSPAVTFTLESEGLPGKAVGVSGAKGTGLFTPPSFQGTLNASIKGVTGTVEVVAVEQDVYMKFFTPTFNKIDPATYGAPNPAQLFNKDTGITALITKTQSPTKASTVRDGADVLNTFTGKLPGAAVADLLVVGDRNSTFDVTYGVTQSGKELRSVVIKGPFYAGATSTYTLRLKSLAQPVAITRP; from the coding sequence GTGCGCACCACCCGTTCCCTCGCCATCGCCGGACTCGTCACGATGCTGGCGCTGTCGGCGTGCTCCGGGGGGTCCGACGAGGCTGCCGCCGAGCTCCCGCCGGCCGAGCAGCTCGCGGCCGCGCGCACGACGCTGGAGAAGAGCCCGGCCGTGACCTTCACCCTCGAGTCGGAGGGCCTGCCGGGCAAGGCAGTCGGCGTCTCGGGGGCCAAGGGGACCGGGCTGTTCACGCCGCCGTCCTTCCAGGGCACGCTCAACGCCTCGATCAAGGGCGTCACCGGCACGGTCGAGGTCGTCGCCGTCGAGCAGGACGTCTACATGAAGTTCTTCACGCCGACGTTCAACAAGATCGACCCCGCGACCTACGGCGCGCCGAACCCCGCCCAGCTCTTCAACAAGGACACCGGGATCACCGCCCTGATCACGAAGACCCAGAGCCCGACGAAGGCCTCGACGGTTCGTGACGGCGCCGACGTCCTCAACACCTTCACCGGCAAGCTGCCCGGCGCGGCAGTCGCCGACCTGCTCGTCGTCGGCGACCGCAACAGCACCTTCGACGTGACCTACGGCGTGACCCAGTCCGGCAAGGAGCTGCGCAGCGTCGTCATCAAGGGCCCCTTCTACGCCGGTGCCACCTCGACCTACACCCTGCGCCTCAAGAGCCTGGCCCAGCCCGTTGCGATCACCCGCCCCTAG
- a CDS encoding NlpC/P60 family protein: MQLLSTRRRRLATAAASVILVGAPLVGTVAAQAADTATGRVNTSGAPLKVRSAPTTDSGVVGTRADGARVTIVCQTYGQQVSGTYGTTKVWDKLKSGGFVSDAFVKTGSDGLVAPLCKGTTTPPPATGQSARVKATIAAAKGMLGKYPYSWGGGNYSGPTKGICCSPSGIDDRDTVGFDCSGFMEYVFHKGAGLRLSSTSRSQYSDGPRVSISQLRAGDMVFWSNSSRTASGIHHVALYIGDGKIAEANRVSGPDVRIRSFSKGESGVMPYVVRPIR, encoded by the coding sequence ATGCAACTGCTCAGCACCCGGCGTCGCAGGCTGGCCACGGCCGCCGCGTCCGTGATCCTGGTCGGCGCCCCGCTGGTCGGCACCGTCGCCGCCCAGGCCGCCGACACCGCGACCGGCCGCGTCAACACCAGCGGCGCTCCGCTCAAGGTCCGCTCCGCCCCCACCACCGACTCCGGTGTGGTGGGCACCCGCGCCGACGGCGCTCGCGTGACCATCGTCTGCCAGACCTACGGCCAGCAGGTGTCCGGCACCTACGGCACCACCAAGGTCTGGGACAAGCTCAAGAGCGGCGGCTTCGTCAGCGACGCCTTCGTCAAGACCGGCTCCGACGGCCTCGTCGCCCCGCTGTGCAAGGGCACGACGACGCCTCCTCCCGCCACCGGCCAGTCGGCCAGGGTCAAGGCCACGATCGCCGCGGCCAAGGGAATGCTCGGCAAGTACCCCTACTCGTGGGGTGGCGGCAACTACTCCGGTCCCACCAAGGGGATCTGCTGCAGCCCGAGCGGGATCGACGACCGCGACACCGTCGGCTTCGACTGCTCCGGCTTCATGGAGTACGTCTTCCACAAGGGTGCCGGCCTGCGCCTGTCGAGCACCTCGCGCAGCCAGTACTCGGACGGCCCGCGCGTCTCCATCTCCCAGCTCAGGGCCGGCGACATGGTCTTCTGGTCCAACTCGAGCAGGACCGCGTCCGGCATCCACCACGTCGCCCTCTACATCGGTGACGGCAAGATCGCCGAGGCCAACCGCGTGAGCGGCCCCGACGTCCGCATCCGCTCCTTCTCCAAGGGTGAGTCCGGTGTCATGCCCTACGTGGTGCGTCCGATCCGCTGA